ttataaatttacgggtctttacaccctaccctccttaaagaaatttcgtcctcgaaatttaaaCAACCATGCTCATCTAAACCATACATCACATAGATATGCAACAAGTCAAATAATATGCCACGTTGGTGTTAAACACTCACATCGATTCATTCCGGAAATAGATGCGGATACCTCTCCCTAACCTCGTCTTCTCGTTCCCACGTGGACTCCTCGCTATCTTGACTCTTCCACAACACTCGCACTAGTGGTATCGTTTTACCCCTCAATACTTGATCACGCGTATCCAAGATACGTATCAGTTCTTCCCCATATGATGCGTCGGCTTCCAATTCGAGTTCGGACCATTCTAATACATGCGACGGATCCGGTTCGTACCTCCTCAACATAGAGACGTGAAACACATCATGCACATTCGATAATCTTGGCGGCAAAGCCAAATGGTATGCaacttccccaatcttctcaataATGTCGAATGGACCGATATAACGCGGTGAAAGctttcccttcttcccaaaaCGTGACAAGCCTCGACGTGGCGATACTTTAAGGAACACGTGATCTCCCACTTTGAATGATAATGGACGACGACGACGGTTGGCATAGCTTTTTTGTCGACTTTGAGCAGTTAGCAACCTTTGGTGAATCACCTTGACTTGTTCAGTTGTTCTCTTTTGAGCCTCTAAAAGTCGTTGGCGAATCGATCTCACACCCTCGGTAGTGTCTTTTATCATGTCCGGCCCCACTAAcgtagcctctcccaattcggtccaacacactGGTGATCGACACGATCTCCCATACAAGGCTTCATATGGGGCCATCTTGATACTcgattgatagctattgttgtaaGCGAACTCAACTAACGGTAGATGGTCTTCCCAATTACCCGGAAATCCATAACGTAAGCTCGAAGCATATCTTCCAGAATCTGAATCGTTCGCTCGGATTAACCATCGGTTTGCGGATGATAGGCGGTGCTAAACAAGAGGTTCGTGCCCAAAGCGGCctgcaaactttgccaaaaacgTGCGGTAAATCTCGGATCTCGATTGGACATAATGGATACGGGAATCCCATGGAGTCGAATGATCTCTCGAATATACAAATGACTAAGCGTCTCCATGGAATCGGTAACATGGATAGGTAGAAAGTGGGCGGTTTTGGTAAAATGGTCCACGataacccaaatggcatcatgccCCTTCGGCGATCTAGGCAAACCCGTAACAAAATCCATAGTCACattttcccatttccactcggccactggtaaCGATTGTAGTTCCCCCGCGAGTCGCTGATGTTTTGCTTTCACTTGTTGACACGTAAGGCATTTGGACACAAAGATCACAACATCCCTCTTCATCCCAtgccaccaaaattgcctacgtAAGTCGTGATACATTTTAGTTCCTCCCGGATGGACGACTAACGATGAATGATGAAATTCTCGTAGGATTTCTTCCCAACACGAAACGGGTACGAATAACTTCCCTTGATAACGTAAACTTTGGTCGGTGTGAATCATCCACCCATCTCGAGCATTCCCGCTAAGGAATTTAGTACGAAGTTCTTTCGCTTTTTCATCGTGTTGTTGAGCCTCCATTACTCATGCCGATAAGGTCGACTGAACAGTGAGATTGCACAATGTAACCCCTTCTTGAAGTTCCTCGAAGTACGAAGCATAATGGCCTAAGTCGTTCACCATCTTCCACTCACGTATGGCTAGGCTTGCTAAGTGTATCGATTTTCTACTCAACGCGTCTGCCACAAAGTTCGCCTTACCCGGATGATAATGCAATTCAAAATCGTAATAttctaagtgttccatccaacgACGTTGACGCAAGTTAAGCTCTTTTTGGGAAAACAGGTACTTTAGGCTTTTATGGTCGGAAAAGACTTTAAATTTCTCACCGTAAAGGTAGTgacgccaactcttcaaagcaaaGACGACGGCTGCGAGTTCTAAGTCATGAGTCGGATAGTTTCGCTCGCGAGTCTTTAATTGCCTCGAATCATACGCTACCACTCACCCCGCTTGAATCAATACGCACCCCAATCCTTCTTTAGACGCATCGAAATACacggagtagccaactccacgttcCGGCACGATCAAAACTGGTGCGGTAGTCAATCGCCTTTTCAACTCCTTAAAAGCCGTCTCACAAGAGTCATTCCAAACGAAACGGGTCCCCTTACGTGTTAGTCTAGTCATCGGTGCCGCTAAAAGAGAAAAGCCGAGGACAAAACGACGGTAGTACCCGGCCAATCCCAAGAAGCTTCGAATTTCAAACACGTTCTTCGGTCGCTGCCAGTTCATAATGGATTCTATCTGTCCTGGATCAACGGATACTCCTCCCTTCGAAACCACATGACCCAGAAACTTAACTTCGGGTAACCAAAACTCGCACTTACTAGGCTTGGCGTATAAACGATGTTccctcaagagttcaagaacgatgGCAAGATGAGTTCGGTGTTCCTCTTCCGTGGATGAATAAACGAGAATGTCGTCAacgaatacaaccacaaaatGATCGAGGTAGGCACGAAAGATGCGGTTCATTAGGTCCATAAAAGTAGCAGTAGCATTAGTCAAACCAAATGGCATCACAACAAATTCGTAATGACCATAGCGAGTACGAAAAGCAGTTTTGGGAATATCCTCTCTACGAACCCTCAACTGatgataaccggacctcaaatcgaTTTTGGAAAAGCAAGTGGCACCTCGAAGTTGATCAAATAAGTCATCTATTCTACAAATTTTCTAACTCCTGCAGCTGAACTTTCAACTCTCTAAGTTCCACGGGTGCAAAGCGATAAGGAGGAATCGAAATAGGAGCGGTGCCTGGAAGCAAGTTTATCGTGAACTCGATTTCTCTCTCGGGAGGCAAACCGGGTAACTCTTCCGGAAATACGTCGGGAAACTCGTGAACTACCAAGGGTAACTCCCCACACGACGACATATCGTCATCTAACGTCAAGCTCGCCAACATAGCATAAACTGACTCCATTTCTCGAGACCCACACAAATACAGTGCTAAcggttcccgacgctccccaTGGAATTCGAAACAAACACCCTCAGGCGGACATATGCGAACACGACGCTTAAAACAATCGATCGCAGCGTGGAATGTagacaaccaatccattccaaGAATGAGGTCAAAACCCGACATGTTTAGCACGATAAAGTCAAAATCGAAGCGACGGTCACAAATAATGAGCTCGCACCCCATACAGATACGATTTAGAGATGATTTTCCCCTTAATGGTGTCTCAACAAACAAAGGCGAATCAAGATTCTCGGTGTCCAATTCCAATGCACACACAAATGACGCAGCAatgaaagaatgcgatgctccagaatcaaagagtactcgAGCAAAAGAGTTGAATAGAAGAAAAGTACCCCTTACAACCGATGTTTCTGGAGCCTGAGAGACAGAAGGTGAAGCACTGGTGTTGATGTTGAAAATACGCCCCTGGGTACCCCCTGTCTTTGCACAAAACCTTCTCCTTGACCGGAACCTTGGGAAGGTGCGGACGAACTCGCTCCCCTGTCAACTCCAGAACTCTGAACTGATGATGTTTGGCGGAAATGAGGCGGCTGCTGCCTCTGAATACCCCTAAATGACTGCTGGCCAACACCACGTCCTACCCCCGGCTGCTGTACAGAGCCCGACTCACTATGCACTCCTGCCCCTTGAAGGCAACTCCAAGCGAAGTGATCTGTCTTACCACAATTATAACACGCCTTAAGAAGCTACGGATACTGAGCACGGATATGCCTGGGTTGATTACACTTGTAGCACATGGCTGGTGGTCTAGGCGAAGCACCCCGAGTTCCCAAAGAAGAAGGCACCTTAAAGCTAGGTTGGTTAGATGGTTGCTGAGATGGTTCCCTCTGTCTTTTCCGCCCTTGGCTCCCAAAACTGCCAGAGGAAGAACTCAAACTCCCCATTGGTTGCCTTGGCTCCCAAGCCCTTGTATTTCGGTATCTCGATGCTCCTTGCACATTCCACAACTTCAGAGAATTTCATCTTACGTTGGACCATCACCATTCTTCTCACGGTGTTATGCAGTCCCTTTTCAAACCGTCGACACTTCCTCTCTTCCGTCACCACCAACTCTGGGGCGAAACGGGACAAAGATTGAAATTTCTGTACGTACTCTGAAGCGGTCATATTTCCTTGTTCTAGCTTCTCAAATTGTTCCCTCAAATTCTCACGTGAAGTTTCCGGAAAGTATTGATCCTCAAAGAGCGTCTCAAACTCAGCCCATGTCAAATTTTCAACATCCAGTTCGTTCACTTGAGCTGCAATCCTTGCCGCCCTTCTTGCATCCTTTCTACTCTCTAGGACAGATTCCCACCATTCACCAGCTTCCCCAACTAATTGAATAGCCACGATACCCACTCTGATAGTATCTTCAGTGATATTTAGAGCTCTAAAGAGTTTGCGGATCTGAGCTAGCCAATGGTCGGCTACCAACGGGTCACTACTAGTCCCGTCGAACACCGGAGGGTTCTTACGACTAAACTCCCTCATTGCTACCATAGCGCGATCCTCGACATTCTCCCTAGGAGCTTGGTTCAaaagatttgcagctgtaagtgctgcaACGAGGTCCCTAGCAAATTGAGTTTGATTAGGCGGTATCCCCGCACCTCGACCGGCCCCAGCCCCCGGATTTccacctgggttctccccatgctgactaacTTCATCCTCTGGTGGCACTCCACGGCCACGACCATGGCCTCGACCACCCCGAGTTCCAGCCCCACTTCGTCTACCACGCGtcttcggaggcatcttactacacgATATAAGAAAGGAAGACTATTAATCACAACACTATCGCCATGCGGTCAAACCCCACCTCCCAACACGGGTTAACGACTCCACGCCACTCTACAGTTATAAAAATGCAATACCAAGTAGTCACATAAATGTTAGTCACAAgagcatgcacaagttatgttagaaggcgcgacatttttgaacccatgagacaaaGCGTCTCCTCCACGGTCTTTAGGTGTTCTagacctatgctctgataccaagttgtcacaccttcgattttaaacataataataaatgaatttccataaataaaatctcacaaTTTTCCGTACGATACCCCAAAATAGGTTAACGTTTCCATGAGGTTACATCcttggctccgaggcccaaatcgTCATAATTACCGAATGTCAAAAGAGAGTTAAGAACTTACAATATTCCTttgtcaaaagatttacaaatagtGTTACAAagacatcttccaaaaatagatttacaaagatggctaaATAACCtttcaatgttagctttcaaaagaatattcACTTCCATGCACTCCAATCATGATGCTACTGCCCTGGGTTAGTACCTGAAAGATAATGTAAAGtatgagctacactagcccagtagaaagctctaatctaacaatgtatgcaaATGAAACGTAGGAGTGATCACATGATGTACAAGGCAACAAGTCTTGATGAATGGGTAACAACGGCAATTCAAAATCCAATCTTTCAGTTCAGTACTAACCGCATGACTCAATGAGTAACCTTTCAAGCACCATGTATCCAAGTGTGTTTCGTACAAGTGtcttgagccgaagctcctgccgggcttgttaaagaaccccgaagtcctctgccaggcacctTACCCGATAGGAGGTCCTAAAGTATAAAACATGAACATATAGCTCCTGCCGAGCTTGTTAAAGAACCCCAaagtcctctgccaggcactcaCCCATCGATGAGTCCTAAAATGTTCTCGTCGTGTCCGTAAAGTTtcgaaatcctttttccaactaGTCCGTACcgttcaaatccaactttgGTTTATAAAGCGATTTTTGTAAATCACGATCAAATGAGTATTAGGGTCTTGGATACATCCAACGAAGTCATTAGGTGCGAGTAATCATGTAAAAGATCTTTCGGGAAGTATTAGAGTAGGTTGGAATTGATTgggaaccaaaacggtgaaaaatgaagcaaaacagtgaaagttggagataagcaacaggtatcgatacctaacacaaaggtatcgatatcATTTGGTCAAAAATGGTTCCAGAcacaagggtatcgataacaatggcaaatggtatcgataacaagtgattttctgggtttttgaacacaaaggtatcgataacaaaggctaaagtatcgataacaaaggctgTTCGAGCAgaatttctgcagattttcatgggtttctcGACAACAACaacttcaacaacaacaacaacgatcaaagacaccaatcaagctacaagaaaacaagtcataaacatatattcaaagttagaactccctacctcaaagatcgAAGAACGAATTCAAAGAATTTCCAAGCCCTAGCCCCAAATCTTGAAACCGAACAGAAtatgcctccaccgagctcaaaccaACGATAAACGAGCTCTACTACGCAATGTaatgaaggattgaaggttgttttgtGAAGGcttgtgggcatgcgtgcccttcgaAATTTTCGGATTCTGAGACGcgaggggcccgggtcgagggagcgcgagcgggaaagcaagcgctcgcaaaatacagagttgccactcgggttttgaaggtccaacacccgaggaaccgtatttcgaagcacttgccgcgctgtttgattttgaaaaagttaaggaaccagtccgtcataaccatatctgggttcgggagccaggttacgagaggggaagggttttatggcacctctctcgcccaatccg
This DNA window, taken from Rhododendron vialii isolate Sample 1 chromosome 8a, ASM3025357v1, encodes the following:
- the LOC131298626 gene encoding uncharacterized mitochondrial protein AtMg00860-like is translated as MPFGLTNATATFMDLMNRIFRAYLDHFVVVFVDDILVYSSTEEEHRTHLAIVLELLREHRLYAKPSKCEFWLPEVKFLGHVVSKGGVSVDPGQIESIMNWQRPKNVFEIRSFLGLAGYYRRFVLGFSLLAAPMTRLTRKGTRFVWNDSCETAFKELKRRLTTAPVLIVPERGVGYSVYFDASKEGLGCVLIQAG
- the LOC131298627 gene encoding uncharacterized protein LOC131298627, producing MPPKTRGRRSGAGTRGGRGHGRGRGVPPEDEVSQHGENPGGNPGAGAGRGAGIPPNQTQFARDLVAALTAANLLNQAPRENVEDRAMVAMREFSRKNPPVFDGTSSDPLVADHWLAQIRKLFRALNITEDTIRVGIVAIQLVGEAGEWWESVLESRKDARRAARIAAQVNELDVENLTWAEFETLFEDQYFPETSRENLREQFEKLEQGNMTASEYVQKFQSLSRFAPELVVTEERKCRRFEKGLHNTVRRMVMVQRKMKFSEVVECARSIEIPKYKGLGAKTDHFAWSCLQGAGVHSESGSVQQPGVGRGVGQQSFRGIQRQQPPHFRQTSSVQSSGVDRGASSSAPSQGSGQGEGFVQRQGAPETSVVRGTFLLFNSFARVLFDSGASHSFIAASFVCALELDTENLDSPLFVETPLRGKSSLNRICMGCELIICDRRFDFDFIVLNMSGFDLILGMDWLSTFHAAIDCFKRRVRICPPEGVCFEFHGERREPLALYLCGSREMESVYAMLASLTLDDDMSSCGELPLVVHEFPDVFPEELPGLPPEREIEFTINLLPGTAPISIPPYRFAPVELRELKVQLQELENL